A portion of the Leptospira kanakyensis genome contains these proteins:
- a CDS encoding TolC family protein produces the protein MKRILITSIFLFTFSCIPALLERDKEDLKLPDEFVNWESSEKSEKLVNQIWKEFFKESQLVELIDLAIENNQELAILEQEINISNNEVFARQGEYLPKLSLQADGGSEQKERFSTPNANSPTLFAHGGLVMSWEIDIWKKLRNATKSAYLRYLAGIEGKRYVVTNLVAEITDTYFELIALDNQLTLVENYIEVLTKVKEIVVLQREAGRTTSLAVKRFEAEVSKNLARKFDIVQRIAITENRLNFLLGRFPEKITRKQGDFLEISLPEIQKSVPVDLLENRPDIKQATLMLESRKLDVEVARAKFYPSLQIDGNIGYEAFNSKHFKGTPVSLAYGLGGGIIAPLINRKAIEANYATANNMQIQALYNYEVSLLKAFTEVTNQIVKINNLNQKFEAKTKQVLNLKESVEISNILFKAGRIDYIDVLFTQRDFLEAQIEVYELKYSLLESNVGLYKALGGGWRGQKEPEGEKKKTSNF, from the coding sequence ATGAAACGAATTCTCATTACCTCAATATTTTTATTCACATTCTCTTGTATTCCCGCTCTCTTAGAAAGAGACAAAGAAGATTTAAAACTTCCAGATGAATTTGTAAATTGGGAAAGTTCTGAAAAATCAGAGAAGTTAGTAAACCAAATTTGGAAGGAATTTTTCAAAGAATCGCAGTTAGTCGAACTTATCGATCTTGCGATTGAGAACAACCAGGAACTTGCCATCTTAGAACAAGAGATTAACATTTCTAACAATGAAGTGTTTGCAAGACAAGGGGAATATCTTCCCAAGTTATCCCTCCAAGCTGATGGTGGGAGCGAACAAAAAGAACGCTTTAGTACACCGAATGCCAACTCCCCGACCCTCTTTGCCCACGGCGGGCTTGTGATGAGTTGGGAGATCGATATTTGGAAAAAACTAAGGAATGCAACCAAATCAGCTTACCTTCGTTATCTGGCAGGGATCGAAGGAAAACGGTATGTTGTCACCAACTTAGTTGCAGAAATTACCGATACCTATTTTGAACTGATTGCCCTCGACAACCAACTCACTTTAGTTGAAAACTACATTGAAGTACTTACCAAAGTCAAAGAAATCGTAGTTCTCCAAAGAGAAGCAGGTCGCACGACTTCACTCGCCGTAAAACGTTTTGAAGCAGAAGTTTCAAAAAACTTAGCTAGAAAATTCGATATCGTCCAACGAATCGCCATCACTGAAAACCGTTTGAATTTTTTACTCGGAAGGTTCCCAGAAAAAATCACAAGGAAACAAGGAGATTTTTTAGAGATCTCATTACCTGAAATTCAAAAGTCAGTACCAGTGGATCTTTTGGAAAACAGACCTGACATCAAACAAGCAACACTAATGTTAGAATCCAGAAAGTTAGATGTCGAAGTGGCTCGTGCCAAATTTTATCCATCACTTCAAATTGATGGAAACATTGGATATGAAGCCTTTAACTCTAAACATTTTAAAGGTACACCCGTATCCTTAGCTTACGGTTTAGGTGGAGGAATCATTGCGCCGCTCATCAATAGAAAAGCCATTGAAGCAAACTATGCCACTGCAAACAATATGCAAATCCAAGCTTTATACAATTATGAAGTGTCACTCCTCAAAGCTTTTACAGAAGTCACCAACCAAATTGTAAAGATAAACAATCTAAACCAAAAGTTTGAAGCAAAAACCAAACAAGTATTAAACTTAAAAGAATCTGTGGAGATTTCCAACATTCTCTTTAAAGCCGGCCGCATCGACTACATTGATGTTTTATTTACACAACGTGACTTCTTAGAAGCTCAAATCGAAGTGTATGAATTAAAATATAGTTTATTAGAATCTAACGTTGGTTTGTATAAGGCCCTTGGCGGTGGTTGGAGAGGACAAAAAGAACCGGAAGGGGAAAAAAAGAAAACTAGCAACTTCTAA
- a CDS encoding efflux RND transporter permease subunit — MFTKFLQRPVLAIVLSVLIVFVGLISIKNIPVSQFPEIAPPRVTITLSFPGASAQVLVQSTITTLEQAINGVAGMRYMISSSTSSGDAIIQVLFEPGTNPNDALVQVKTRVDQMMYRVPELVRLEGIFVQPVQPSMLLYVNLYSKDPNASEKFLYNYATVFLLPELKRIHGIGQAKILGTRQYAMRVWLNPDRMRAYNVTTSEVMKSIQNQSIIARPGRLGQSSGKQAQSLEYTLTYEGWYNEPGQYENIIIRAKNGGEVLYLKDIAKVELDSEFYNIYSDVDGHPAAAIMFKQTEGSNAKEVIEDIKSKLEELKKTFPPQMDYKLSYDVSNFIDAAIEKVIHTLVEAFVLVAIVVFIFLGDWRSTLIPIIAVPVSLIGAFSFMLALGLTINLITLFAMVLAIGIVVDDAIVVVEAVHAKMAEEHLSVYASVKSVLGEISGAVIAITLLMTAVFVPVTFLPGPVGVFYRQFAITMATSIVLSGFVALTLTPVLTAMILKPHSHDKKTHNPIDIFLTKFNFYFDQVTEKYVNLMHRFSGSKVFIVSILLSFTVGFLLLTQIVPAGFVPGEDQGMIYAVIQTPPGSTIEKTNDVARKLQEVALKIEGVDSVASLAGYEILTEGEGSNAGTCLISLKDWSDRKNSVHDVMEELEHNTKNFGAIIEFFEPPAVPGFGAAGGVMFRLLDKTNSGDYTAFDKVHEEFMGELRKREELTGLFSFYSAKFPQLEVKLDRKLAMQKGVNIGEAMDNLDILVGSTYEQGFIRFNQFFKVYVQSLPEFRRLPSDILSLFTPNDKGEMVPYSAFLSLEQKQGANEITRYNAYTSSVINVLPNKGYTTGDAIKGIREASKNLPAGFEVGWEGLSYDEAAHGNEAIFIFLAVIVFVYLVLSAQYESFIIPFSVILSLPPGIFGTFFLLKLLGLANDIYAQIGMIMLIGLLGKNAVLIVEFARQRQEAGLTVFEAALEGAKARFRPILMTSFAFVAGLLPLVFATGPGAIANHTIGACALGGMVFGTVFGVIIVPGLYIIFANIAKGKTLIYKEDLMPLTESPESYITSELERKQSKRGKK; from the coding sequence ATGTTTACTAAATTTCTCCAAAGGCCCGTCCTTGCCATCGTCTTATCTGTGTTAATTGTTTTTGTTGGATTGATTTCCATTAAAAACATTCCGGTATCACAATTTCCTGAAATTGCACCACCAAGGGTAACCATTACCTTATCCTTTCCAGGTGCCAGCGCTCAAGTATTAGTGCAATCAACCATCACAACTCTCGAACAAGCCATCAATGGGGTTGCTGGGATGAGGTATATGATTTCTTCATCTACCAGTTCTGGTGATGCCATCATCCAAGTTTTATTTGAACCGGGAACCAATCCAAATGATGCCCTTGTTCAAGTAAAAACGAGAGTAGATCAGATGATGTACCGAGTTCCAGAGTTAGTGCGATTGGAAGGAATTTTTGTACAACCTGTTCAACCAAGTATGTTGCTGTATGTGAATTTATACAGTAAAGACCCCAATGCGAGTGAAAAATTCTTATACAACTATGCGACAGTCTTCCTACTCCCTGAACTAAAACGTATCCACGGAATTGGACAAGCTAAGATTTTAGGAACAAGACAATATGCTATGCGTGTTTGGTTAAATCCAGATCGAATGCGAGCATACAATGTAACCACATCAGAAGTGATGAAATCCATCCAAAACCAAAGTATCATTGCAAGACCAGGTCGACTTGGTCAAAGTTCTGGAAAACAAGCTCAATCCTTAGAATACACTTTGACTTATGAAGGTTGGTATAATGAACCTGGGCAGTATGAAAACATCATCATACGAGCCAAAAATGGTGGAGAGGTTCTATACTTAAAAGATATAGCCAAAGTAGAACTGGATAGCGAGTTTTATAATATTTACTCCGATGTAGATGGACATCCCGCAGCGGCAATCATGTTCAAACAAACGGAAGGAAGTAATGCCAAAGAAGTCATCGAGGATATCAAATCAAAGTTAGAGGAACTGAAAAAAACGTTTCCACCGCAAATGGATTACAAACTCAGTTATGATGTCTCTAACTTTATCGATGCTGCCATTGAAAAGGTAATTCATACTCTTGTAGAAGCCTTCGTTCTGGTTGCCATCGTTGTTTTTATCTTCCTTGGAGATTGGCGTTCCACTCTCATCCCCATCATAGCAGTCCCCGTATCCTTAATCGGTGCGTTTTCTTTTATGTTGGCTTTAGGTCTTACCATCAACTTAATCACACTCTTTGCCATGGTGCTTGCTATCGGAATTGTTGTGGATGATGCCATCGTTGTTGTGGAAGCAGTACATGCAAAAATGGCGGAAGAACACTTAAGTGTTTATGCATCTGTAAAAAGCGTTTTAGGAGAAATCAGTGGTGCCGTCATTGCCATCACACTCCTTATGACGGCCGTATTTGTTCCTGTGACTTTTTTACCAGGACCTGTGGGAGTATTTTATAGGCAGTTTGCAATCACAATGGCAACATCCATTGTTTTATCTGGATTCGTAGCATTAACACTCACACCTGTGCTCACAGCTATGATTCTAAAACCTCATTCTCACGATAAAAAAACTCACAATCCCATCGATATTTTCTTAACCAAATTCAATTTCTATTTTGATCAAGTAACAGAAAAATATGTAAACCTAATGCATCGTTTTTCTGGATCAAAAGTGTTTATTGTTTCCATCCTCCTTAGTTTTACAGTGGGATTTTTGTTATTAACACAAATTGTTCCCGCAGGATTTGTTCCTGGAGAAGACCAAGGTATGATTTACGCAGTCATACAAACTCCTCCTGGATCAACCATAGAAAAAACAAATGATGTAGCTCGCAAACTACAAGAGGTCGCATTAAAAATTGAAGGTGTCGACTCTGTTGCATCCCTTGCCGGTTATGAAATTCTAACAGAAGGAGAAGGTTCCAATGCAGGAACATGTCTAATCAGTTTAAAAGATTGGTCAGATCGAAAAAATTCCGTTCACGATGTGATGGAAGAACTCGAACACAATACAAAAAACTTTGGTGCCATCATTGAATTTTTTGAACCTCCTGCCGTACCAGGATTTGGTGCTGCTGGTGGGGTTATGTTTCGATTATTAGACAAAACCAATAGCGGGGATTATACGGCCTTTGACAAAGTGCACGAAGAGTTTATGGGAGAACTTCGCAAAAGAGAAGAGTTAACAGGACTATTCTCTTTTTATTCCGCAAAGTTTCCACAACTCGAAGTGAAGTTGGATCGAAAACTGGCAATGCAAAAAGGTGTCAACATTGGAGAAGCAATGGATAATTTGGATATCCTTGTTGGTAGTACTTATGAACAAGGATTCATTCGTTTTAACCAGTTCTTTAAAGTTTATGTCCAGTCCCTTCCAGAATTTCGCCGATTGCCATCCGATATTTTGAGTTTGTTCACTCCCAACGACAAAGGGGAAATGGTTCCTTACTCTGCCTTTTTGTCTCTCGAACAAAAACAAGGAGCCAACGAAATTACAAGATACAATGCGTACACTTCATCGGTGATCAATGTTTTGCCAAACAAAGGTTATACGACTGGTGATGCGATCAAAGGAATCAGAGAAGCATCTAAAAATCTTCCTGCTGGATTTGAAGTGGGTTGGGAAGGTCTCTCTTACGATGAAGCCGCACATGGGAATGAAGCGATCTTTATCTTCCTCGCGGTGATTGTCTTTGTTTACTTGGTTCTTTCCGCCCAATATGAAAGTTTCATCATTCCTTTTTCTGTGATTCTATCACTCCCACCAGGAATTTTTGGAACCTTCTTTCTACTAAAACTTTTAGGTCTAGCCAACGATATTTACGCACAAATCGGGATGATTATGTTAATCGGCCTACTTGGAAAAAATGCCGTGCTCATTGTAGAATTCGCAAGGCAAAGGCAGGAAGCCGGTTTAACCGTGTTTGAAGCTGCTCTCGAAGGTGCCAAAGCAAGATTTAGGCCGATCCTAATGACTTCCTTTGCCTTTGTTGCCGGATTATTACCTCTTGTTTTTGCAACGGGCCCCGGAGCTATCGCTAATCATACCATCGGTGCTTGTGCGTTAGGTGGAATGGTATTTGGAACGGTCTTTGGTGTCATCATCGTTCCGGGATTATACATTATTTTTGCAAACATTGCAAAAGGAAAAACTTTAATCTACAAAGAAGATCTTATGCCACTCACAGAATCACCTGAAAGTTACATAACTTCTGAACTTGAAAGAAAACAATCAAAAAGGGGAAAGAAGTAA
- a CDS encoding efflux RND transporter periplasmic adaptor subunit, whose product MEFSLKNTNSHFRKLSILIVSITVFNLFLVNCHSRNHEEKNSLSAAYPWKQEVTIEKSYVAQVKAIQRIEIRAFEKGYLTNIYMDEGKVVKKGQKLFQVMPMLVNAQYEKAKAEYESTSIEYENTEKLFKENVVSQTELSLIKARLKKNKATMDLAQIHLNLATVTAPFTGITDRFQVRLGSLVEEGTLLTTISDISKLWVYFNVSEKDYLNFTSEKKAGDKPLKVKFLMANNQFFQQEGIADTIEGEFDSETGTIPFRATFPNPNRLLRHGETGNVVVHEKLKDALIIPQKATFEVLDKHYVYIINLKGKIKATEIKIANEIPHLFVVESGISENDIILLEGLGKVHDDDVIKYKVESRENILKSFDLAAH is encoded by the coding sequence ATGGAATTTTCTTTAAAAAATACAAACTCGCATTTTCGTAAACTTTCGATACTGATCGTTAGCATCACTGTATTCAATTTATTTTTGGTGAATTGTCATTCTCGTAACCACGAAGAAAAAAATTCGTTATCGGCAGCATACCCTTGGAAACAAGAAGTAACCATTGAGAAAAGTTATGTGGCACAAGTAAAAGCCATCCAACGAATTGAAATCAGAGCTTTCGAAAAAGGATATTTAACCAACATCTATATGGATGAAGGGAAAGTAGTTAAAAAAGGCCAAAAACTTTTCCAAGTGATGCCCATGCTCGTCAATGCCCAATATGAAAAAGCAAAAGCAGAGTATGAATCCACTTCCATCGAATACGAAAACACAGAAAAACTTTTTAAAGAAAATGTAGTATCTCAAACAGAATTATCACTCATCAAAGCTAGGCTGAAAAAAAATAAAGCCACTATGGATCTGGCGCAGATTCATCTTAACTTAGCAACAGTGACTGCTCCTTTTACCGGGATTACTGACAGGTTCCAAGTTCGATTGGGAAGTTTAGTGGAAGAAGGAACTCTCCTAACAACGATCTCAGACATTTCCAAACTTTGGGTTTATTTCAACGTATCCGAAAAGGATTATCTGAATTTCACAAGTGAAAAGAAAGCAGGTGATAAACCATTAAAGGTTAAATTCTTAATGGCGAATAACCAATTCTTCCAACAAGAAGGAATCGCCGATACCATTGAAGGTGAGTTCGATAGTGAAACAGGTACTATTCCCTTTCGTGCGACATTCCCCAATCCCAATAGACTACTCCGACATGGAGAAACTGGTAACGTTGTCGTTCATGAAAAACTAAAAGATGCTTTGATCATTCCACAAAAGGCAACCTTTGAAGTTCTAGATAAACACTATGTTTATATCATTAATCTTAAAGGTAAAATCAAAGCTACTGAGATCAAAATAGCAAATGAAATTCCTCATCTATTTGTTGTAGAGTCTGGGATTTCAGAAAACGATATCATACTTTTAGAAGGTCTTGGGAAAGTTCACGATGACGATGTAATCAAATACAAAGTGGAGTCTCGTGAAAATATCTTAAAAAGTTTTGACTTAGCTGCGCACTAG
- a CDS encoding alpha-glucosidase, with translation MAWWKEAVIYQIYPRSFQDSNGDGIGDLEGIISRLDYLAGSKDSLGIDAIWLSPVYPSPMFDFGYDISDYEEIDPVYGDVQTFKRLLKEAHKRGIRIIMDLVVNHTSHLHPWFVESRSSVNSPKRDWYIWKEPKQGGPPNNWLGAFGGSGWEYDKRTGEYYFHSFLKEQPDLNWRNPDVEDAIFKMMKYWLDMGVDGFRLDVVNLYVKDEFLRNNASYFMKGPRPYDKQVHAYDRDRPEMHGILRRMRKLLDSYSEKRMFVGEIMQDFPGNVLLPATYCGRNDELHLAFNFMFLFSPWKAERFFQIVKDFESALGDDNWPNYTLSNHDFPRHITRYEKGADTKARAELAACMMLTLRGTPFLYYGEEIGMKRQKVAYNKIQDPVGKRYWPFHPGRDPERIPMPWNGSETTGFTTGKPWLPLYEDANNINVESQKEDPDSLFFTYKKLIQLRKDRKSLRKGKLKIHLSSDKQVLYYRRREGKEETYIFLNFSSKPVSVSYPRKWDLNQILFSTKNRTSSFELEKELDTGGLLLFPNEAVIFAK, from the coding sequence ATGGCATGGTGGAAAGAAGCAGTCATCTATCAAATTTACCCACGTAGTTTCCAAGATTCCAATGGAGATGGAATTGGTGATTTAGAAGGAATCATCAGCAGATTGGATTACCTTGCCGGTTCGAAAGATTCGCTTGGCATTGATGCCATTTGGTTATCACCCGTGTATCCTTCTCCTATGTTTGATTTTGGTTATGATATTTCTGACTATGAAGAAATTGATCCCGTATACGGTGACGTCCAAACCTTCAAACGATTGTTAAAAGAAGCACACAAACGTGGAATTCGTATCATCATGGATCTTGTGGTCAACCATACTTCCCATCTCCACCCTTGGTTTGTCGAATCCAGATCTTCCGTCAACAGTCCCAAAAGAGACTGGTACATTTGGAAGGAACCAAAACAAGGTGGGCCACCTAACAATTGGCTTGGTGCCTTCGGTGGATCTGGATGGGAATATGATAAACGAACGGGTGAATACTATTTCCATTCCTTTCTAAAAGAACAACCGGATCTCAATTGGCGTAATCCCGATGTAGAAGATGCCATTTTTAAAATGATGAAGTATTGGTTGGATATGGGAGTGGATGGGTTCCGACTCGATGTAGTTAACTTATATGTAAAAGATGAATTTTTACGTAACAATGCTTCTTATTTTATGAAGGGGCCAAGACCTTACGACAAACAAGTCCATGCTTACGATCGGGATCGTCCCGAAATGCATGGGATCCTTCGTCGTATGCGTAAACTTCTCGATTCCTATTCCGAAAAACGAATGTTTGTTGGTGAAATCATGCAAGATTTTCCCGGCAATGTCCTTCTGCCTGCAACTTATTGCGGGCGTAATGATGAATTGCACCTTGCATTCAACTTTATGTTCCTCTTCTCACCATGGAAGGCTGAACGATTCTTTCAAATTGTAAAAGATTTTGAATCGGCACTTGGGGATGACAATTGGCCAAACTACACCCTCTCCAATCATGATTTCCCGCGTCACATCACAAGGTATGAAAAAGGTGCCGATACAAAAGCACGTGCGGAACTTGCAGCCTGTATGATGTTAACTCTTCGTGGCACACCGTTTCTTTATTACGGTGAAGAGATTGGGATGAAACGCCAGAAAGTTGCTTACAATAAAATCCAAGACCCTGTGGGAAAAAGATATTGGCCTTTCCATCCAGGCCGTGACCCGGAACGAATTCCTATGCCTTGGAATGGATCCGAAACCACTGGATTTACTACAGGCAAACCATGGCTTCCACTCTATGAAGATGCAAACAATATCAATGTAGAATCACAAAAAGAAGATCCGGATTCACTTTTTTTCACGTATAAAAAACTAATCCAACTGCGGAAGGATAGAAAGTCGTTAAGAAAGGGGAAATTAAAAATACACTTAAGTTCCGACAAACAAGTATTATACTACAGAAGAAGAGAAGGCAAAGAAGAGACATATATATTTTTAAACTTTTCTTCAAAACCGGTGAGTGTTTCTTACCCAAGAAAATGGGATTTGAACCAAATTTTATTCAGCACAAAAAACAGAACTTCCTCTTTTGAATTAGAAAAGGAGTTGGACACTGGCGGATTACTTTTGTTCCCGAATGAAGCAGTTATTTTTGCAAAGTAG